GAAACACCTGAACAACCCCTTAAAATCAATAATTTAAAACGACACCCCAAGAAAATAACGCCTAAAAATGGCGCCAACCACCCTTACCAACATCCAAAGGAGTCCCACTTTGGAATAGAGAAAGGCCTGAGCCATCCAGAACCATCCTGCCAACGTCAGCAAGGGATATAGAGGCGTGAGTGGCCATTTTTGCGAGCTCTTTTCGAGCTGAATGAGGGGCGGTGAAGAGCAGCTCATAATCCTCCCCACCGGTGAGGATCAACTGAAGGATTTCGTCTCCCCGTTCAGTGAGCAGGGCACGAACTGGTGGAGAGAGGGGGAGTTTTTCAGTGTGGATTTCCGCCCCCATGTTGGAAGCTTTGCAGAGGTGGCCCAGGTCCGCGACCAAGCCATCGGAAACATCCAGCATGGCGTGGGCCAAACCCCGCTCCCGGAGTAGCTGGCCCAGCTCGACCCGGGGTTGGGGCCTGTTTAAACGGTCTTGCAGATAGAGCCAATCCTGCTCATCGTCAAACCATTCCCGCTTCCCGGCATAGCCCAAAGCCGCATCACCAATGGTGCCAGAGAGATAGATCAGATCTCCCACCTGGGCTCCGGAACGCCGAACCGCCTGCCCCTTTGGCACCAAGCCCATGAGGGTGATGGTGAGAGAGATCCCCCCTCTGCTCCCCACCGTATCACCGCCGATCAAGGTCAAGCCAAACGCCTCCCCCGCATCCCCCAAGCCCCGGGCAAAGGCCTCGACCCAGTGGAGTTTGGTTTGGGCGCCAGCGGAAAAGCTGAGGAGATACCAAAGAGGCTCCCCCCCCATAGCCGCGATGTCGGAAAGGTTTACCCGTAGAGATTTTTGTCCGAGGAGGTAGGGATCACAATCAGCACGAAAGTGAATCCCCTCCACCAAAGTATCGGTGGTGGTGAGGAGTTCCTGACCAGGGGGAATGTCAACGATGGCAGCGTCATCCCCGATACCGAGGGTGACACCGGGGGCTTTTTGCGGGAGGGTTGCGAAGAGCCTTTCAATCAGGCCGAACTCTCCCAGGGCGGTGAGATCTTTTTGCGCGGAGTCAGCAGCCGGACTGAAAGGACCACTCCGGGTCACGTCGCCTCCGGGACTTCCTCTGCCTGAAGACCCTTCCCGGCGGCTTTCTCCTCCCCGGGGACTTCAACCGGCTTGGTAGCTTCAACCGGTTTGGCGGCTGCAACCGGCTTGGCTTTTTCACTCTTCTTGAAAGCCCGTTTTTTCCTGGATGCGTCGGAGCGGAGTTCTCTGGCCAAGCGGTCGAGGATGCCGTTCACAAAGCGGTCGGAGCCGTCCCCCCCATAACGCTTGGTGAGTTCGATGGCTTCATCGATCACCACCCGGTAGGGCACATCCGATTCACTCAAAAGCTCGTGAATGCCTTGCCGCAAAATCGCCCGATCCACCACGGAGATGCGCTCCAGGGGCCAGTTTTCAGCGGATTTTGAGATCAGTTGGTCCAGCTTGTCCCGCTCCCGCCACGCTCCCTCGGCGATGCGCTGGAAGTAGGGCAGGTCAGCAGAACCCGGCGCATTCTCCTCCCAAAGCTGTTCGATTGCCCGGGAGATTTCATCCCCGGAAATTTCGCATTGATAGAGTGCTTGGAGCACCAACTCCCGTGCTTTACGGCGGCTACCCCGCCCCCCGGTATGGGTGGAGCGCGGAAAAGGAAATCCCCCCTCAGCCCCGCCCTTGGCTCCCCCCCTTTTTTTGGATCGACCCATAAGAAAACCCGACTCCCCCAACCCCAGAAAATGGAAAAAACACGCACCATCCGGTTGCTGTCACCGGCAGTGGCTTGTCTCGTTACAGCAACCGTTGCTCGCTTCTATTCCAGCGGCCAGGCAAGAGCCTCAAGCAGCTCAGATCTGTTTCAGCAGATTGACCATTTCAATCACCGACATGGCGGTTTCCCACCCCTTGTTGCCCGCTTTGGTGCCAGCCCGTTCGATGGCCTGCTCCACGGTATCGGTGGTGAGCACCCCAAAACCGATGGGAATATCGCTCTCCAGGGAGACCGAAGCGACCCCCTTGGTCACTTCAGCCGATACATAGTCAAAATGGGGTGTCGCCCCCCGAATCACCGCACCGAGGCAGAGAATACCGTCATATTTGCCGCTTTTGGCGACTTTTTGGGCTGCCAGGGGAATTTCAAAGGCACCAGGCACCCGTAGCAAGGTGATTTCCGCCTCTTGGGCACCGTGGCGCACCAAACAGTCGGTCGCACCCTCCAGGAGCCGTTCGGTGATGAAACTGTTGAAACGGGCGATGATGATGGCATACCGGTTGCCACCGGCATCCAGGCGACCTTCAAGGGAGGCCATTGCACTCATGATTCTTTTCCTCTTTGCTTGGTTAATCTAGCCGTCAGAGCCATTGGCTGAAAATTGTTCGAGCAGGTGGCCCATTTTGTTTTGTTTGGCTTCCAGATAGGAGGCATTACCCGC
This region of Magnetococcales bacterium genomic DNA includes:
- a CDS encoding 6,7-dimethyl-8-ribityllumazine synthase → MASLEGRLDAGGNRYAIIIARFNSFITERLLEGATDCLVRHGAQEAEITLLRVPGAFEIPLAAQKVAKSGKYDGILCLGAVIRGATPHFDYVSAEVTKGVASVSLESDIPIGFGVLTTDTVEQAIERAGTKAGNKGWETAMSVIEMVNLLKQI
- the thiL gene encoding thiamine-phosphate kinase, with protein sequence MTRSGPFSPAADSAQKDLTALGEFGLIERLFATLPQKAPGVTLGIGDDAAIVDIPPGQELLTTTDTLVEGIHFRADCDPYLLGQKSLRVNLSDIAAMGGEPLWYLLSFSAGAQTKLHWVEAFARGLGDAGEAFGLTLIGGDTVGSRGGISLTITLMGLVPKGQAVRRSGAQVGDLIYLSGTIGDAALGYAGKREWFDDEQDWLYLQDRLNRPQPRVELGQLLRERGLAHAMLDVSDGLVADLGHLCKASNMGAEIHTEKLPLSPPVRALLTERGDEILQLILTGGEDYELLFTAPHSARKELAKMATHASISLADVGRMVLDGSGLSLFQSGTPLDVGKGGWRHF
- the nusB gene encoding transcription antitermination factor NusB — its product is MGRSKKRGGAKGGAEGGFPFPRSTHTGGRGSRRKARELVLQALYQCEISGDEISRAIEQLWEENAPGSADLPYFQRIAEGAWRERDKLDQLISKSAENWPLERISVVDRAILRQGIHELLSESDVPYRVVIDEAIELTKRYGGDGSDRFVNGILDRLARELRSDASRKKRAFKKSEKAKPVAAAKPVEATKPVEVPGEEKAAGKGLQAEEVPEAT